The genomic stretch GCACGCAGCGGCCAGTGGGCTCCCGCGGTTCCCTAAGACCCGCCcctgccgggggtggggggtggtggcgCGGGCCGCGCTTAAAAGGCGGGGACGCGCCAGCCGCAAGATTTTTCCTCGACAGATCGTGCCGCAGTCAGTTCCCTACCTCGCCGCCTGCCTCCGCCCGCCCGATTGCCGCCTCGCTGCCTCGCCGCCCGCCTCCTCCGCCCGGCGCCTCCCGGCTCCCGCCGCCGCCCGTCCTTTGCGATCCCCGGGACGAGGTAACGCGCCCCGGGCGGAGCCGCCAGGCCCTCCGAGCTCGCTCCAGTGGGTGTGGCTCGGCCCCCCGCGCGCCCCGCCGCGGCCCCCGGCTCCTCTCACGGCCCtatctccccatcccacccctgcccGCAGCCCCAGGGCCCCGGCTAGTCCTGATGTCCGAGGCGGCCGGGAATCTCAATAGCCTCCGCATGGCGAACGTGGCCCTGCGAGAAGAATTAAATGCCCTTCGCGGGGAGAACGCCAATCTGGGCCTTCAGCTCGGCAGAGCCCTGGCCGAGGTCAATTCCTTGCGGGGCAATGTCTCGAGCTACATGCGCTGGCCGGTCCCCGGGGTGCCCGCCCTTTCTGAGGAGAACTTTGAGTTCCCGCTCAGTGAGATCGACGCTGCTCCCGAGGGAGAACTGCCCTTCCTGTGCTGGCCTCCCCCGCGCACCGAGCCCGAGTATGCCCCGGACGAACTGTTGATTAGCGTGATCCAGGATTGCGGCACCTCCGGCGCACCCACCGACCCACCCCCGATGCCCAGTCCACCCCCGCCGGCgctgcccccgcccccggccaAGGAGCTGCCCCCGCAGCCTCTTCTGCCGCCGCTGGAGCGGCCTGAGATAGAGCCCTTCTCGGGCGACCCAGTCTACCTGGCTGAATTCTTGATGCAGCTAGAGACTTTCATAGCCGACCATGAGGATCATTTCCCCGGGGGAGCTGAGCGGGTGGCCTTTCTGATCTCCTTTTTCGCTGGTGAAGCCAAGGACTGGGCCGTCTCAGTCACCCAGGAAGGAAGCCCCCTGCATGCCAACTTTCCGCGCTTCCTGGATGAAATCCGTAAGCAATTCTGTGGCCCCATTCCCCCAAGCGTGGCAAAAAAAGCCATCCGCAAGCTCAAGCAGGGAGACTGTACCCTGGGCAGCTATGCAGATGCTTTTCAGTTCCTGGCTCAATTCTTGTCTTGGGATGACGGCCGCCTTCAAAACCAGTTCCTCAAAGGCTTATCAGAGTTCTTCCGCAAGGAGCTCTTATGGTCAACTGAAATGGCCGACCTGGACGAGCTGATTCTCGAGTGTGTGGAGATAGAAAGAAAAGTGCGTGTCCCCAAGCCAATGCCACTCCCTGGGGTTCGCAATATCTTCTTCCCTTTTGCAGCAGACCGTAATCTCGAAGGTGAAGAGGGAGAAGAGTGCCACAGTGGGGATGAAGATGAAGAGGCACGCAGGCGCAGGATTCTCAACAAGGACCAGCGGAGGCGCGTGAGAGCAATCCAGCAAGAGAccaggggggaggaggaggagaagaggaggaagagtgaGGAAGAGATGAGGAAGGAGCTGAAACAGAAAGGGGAGGAGGacggagaggaggaggaagaagaggaggcggAAGAAGAGGAGgcgaaagaagaggaggaagaggaggggatgaggaagaagaggaagaaggaggaggaagatcaGAGTAAGGATAAGAAAGAAGAGGAACATGAGGGTGGCCGTCAGGAACCAGAGCAGGAGCCCGAGCAAGAGCCCGAGCaggagcaggagacagaggatgagacccAAGATGATGACCTGGATGAGCTGATGGAGATGGAGCCCACCTATGCCAACGCTTCATCCCAGACTTCTGGCTACTATCATGAAAACTTCCTAGATGTGTCGCCTCCCATCATACAGCCCAGCAGACGGAGGAACCAGAATCGACTCCCACTTCTGGAGGGCCTTCCAGGTACCAATTCACCATTCTACAGTTCACCGCCACTGATTCGCCGCGCAGGTCGCCTGGGGCAACGCCAAATCCGACGCCGTCCCCCAGTGCTATTTCGCCTCACTCCGAGGCAGGGGGGCCACCGGGCTGCACGGGGCCGTATTCGCGTGTGAGAGCTGGAGtgagctgccccctcccccacaacaCACCCTTCCACTGTGTTCCCTGCCCCTGCTTTCGCTGCCACACCTGCCTCATTCACTGACCAGTACTTAAGGGAGTTCCAGACCTGCAGAACCTGAAGAAGACCTGGAGGACTCCAGACCATCCTGTGACCGTGACTGGGGAGTGACACTCGGGAAAGGATGGCATAGTGATAGCTGTCCTCTCAGTGTGCACTCTGCTCATACCTGCCAGGATCTAGAGAGCAGGTTTCTGGGCCTGTTCCCATAAATGAACTGGTCACCCTCTTGTATTTCCCCTCTAGTTGTTTTAAGCCCTCACCTCTCCTGTGTTAATTCACACTGTGTTCTATGGTTTAATCCTCTGGCTGGCTAACCTGGACTTCACCCAATGGCTCACTGCTCTGCCCGGGACAGGCTCCACTGAACTTCTAAAACCACTGAAGTCACTTACTAGGTATAATTGGTGGACAGCAGGATGCTACCAAGAAACGTGCCTGGAAGCCTACACTTGCTTCAGGTCACCCCTTCAGTAGGAGGGCCCTGAAGAGTCCCCTCCAATTAGCCCAGTGAGGGAATGCAAAGCCACATGTCCAATGGATCACCCAGCTGAGACCTGTCTTCAACTGACTGAGCAAGCTGGTCCCACCTTCCCACAGACCATGGGCTTAGGGCCTTAGAGCTCACCAGATCTGGGACCCTTTCGTCTTACTTCACTGCTCTCCTGGGCATCCCTAGTGGACACAGCCCAATATTCCATGCCCTACTCCTTTCCCTGACGTTGCCTAAAGGGTAGGCAGTTAGGTCAGGGAGAAGGAGGCGGAGAAAGCAGCAGCAACAACTCAATTTGACCTTGTAAGGAGTGACTCTTTCCTTAGGGATGGTGGTCTCCTCCCCTGGCCAGGCCTTGGACTGCAGTCTCCAGCCATAGGTCTTGACAGAAGATTTGCCATCCTTGGGGTTCCAGAGGTGGCTTAATTGGCCTTTCCTTCCCAGaatgccagagagagagaggtccAAAGCCTGCTCTTCAACTCCAACGTGAAGGACTCCTTAGTtctgagaggagagaggaaggttCTCTCTACAGAGACTGTGCCTCCTGCAGCTTTGCAACCGGGATGACCTCATGTCTCTCACATGAGGGGCAAGCCATAGTCTGATGCTGGGCATTGAGCAGATGGTGAGGTTTAAGAGGTTGACTGCCTCCTAGTAATTCCTGGAGCTTCTGGGTCCTAACCTAGGGGCCTTCACAGAGACCTGCTGCTGGCTTTGGGTCCAGAAGACATGGTTCTGCAGTGAAAAGTACATACTATGTTACTCTGGCCACAGAATGACAGCCAGATCCACTGATGGCCTGAACTGCCCTCCACACTGGGCTTCCTGCACAGGGCCTGGTAGCTGGGCAAGTGCAGCCAAAGTATCTGTGGCCAGAGGGAAGAAAACATAGTAAATTAAACCTCTGTTCCTCACTGGAGTCTGACAGATAACCTCAGCCCAGCCTTAGGATTTTGAGCTCagaggcaagaaaaagaagcaggaggaagaggagtcaCAGAGAAACCCAGTCCTCCGACTGGTTTCCGGTGAGGTCTCTATTCATCAGTGGGAGGTAAGAAGTACTTCTGTTGCTCACACATTTCTCAGCCTGGGGATTGGTGGAGCCAGGTTCCTATAACCTGTTGCTATCTTTTAAAAAGGCTACTCCCTCCTCCAAAGAGAAAAGTAATACATAATCATTATAGAAAATTTGGCAAATAGAGAAAATGATGGGGATCCAAAAGCCACATTCAGAATCCCACCACACAGATGAGCCACACTCTTAACACTTTGCTGCCTTTATTTCTAGTGTGTTCTTGCCATGTCTTTTCAAAGCTGAGATCTGCGAGCTCTTGATCAGCAGGATTTAAAATGGCTGCCACCTATGCAATCACGCAGACTGAATAACTTATTTGAGCTTTCTCCTAATGTGTTGGACACATCAATTGCCTGGTTTTCCCCATCCCCACCAGTTCAAAAGTAAATAACCTTGTAAAgaaaattttgtctgtttttcagctattttctcaggagagagttccagaaggagGCCTGCCATTCTTCAAGGCTGTGGACTCTGTTTGCTGATGGCCAACATGCTGGCCCTGCTGCCCATGTCCCTGTCAGAGAAGTCCAAAGGACAGGTGCCTTGCACCCACACTTACAGGGACCCCTCATCACAGGCCCTGCCTGTTCCCATGGTGCTTTTCATCCTGAGCCCATTTAGCCTCGGCCGTGGAAAGAGCAGATGAGCAGTGAGCTGGTTTATGGCCCTCTGGTGGCAAGGGGGCTTGGGCTCCCCTTTGaccctcttcccctcctttccCAGATCTTCAATGTTGTGATCTAACAGCCACAAGAGCTGTAAGAGGAACTATGGGCTTTGGGCTATTTCTTGGGTTTaaagaggggtgggtgggggtgggggtatgcATGCAAGGGTTTGAGGGCAGCCCAGGGATTCCCAGAGACCCGGGGAGAAATTGAAACCAAtgtgttattgtgttactgttgtaTTACTGTGTTGTGAAGATGAGAAATTGTTCTGTATGCTAAAGCTTTCTCCTCAATAAAAGGATAAAGGGTGTGTAAAGACTGTGTTTCTCTGGGTTATTGAGCAAGTGCAGAAGACCACCTAGGAGGCATTAGGTACTTCCCAGACACTTTGCCTGGATCAGCCCTAGCCTGAAGCCTTGAAGTCCTTCAAACTAAGGGCTCCAGCCTACTGAATCTGTGAATGGCAGAAGCTGTCAGGAGGGAAGTGGAGGGACTAAGCATCTTAAAAAACAGCATTAGTTCTCCACTAATATAAAGATATGAGTGACCAGCCTTACCATCCTGTAACACTGCAGTCCCCCTGGCCTCCAAACACAACAGACGGCGCAACACGActttggagggagggagaggggaaggagggaaggccCTTCCACTTTTTGGCACTAGATGGAGCTATGGGACATCAATGAGAAAGCTGGTGAAGATTTTTAAATACACTCTCGGAGCAAGTCCACGCAGACACTGTCCAGCAAGAATTCACTGCTCCTCACAGACTGTGGGGTCAGAAGAAACTGAATCCCATTCTGGGATTTGCTCAAGTTTCCCAGCCATGAGCTGAATTTTTCTCACCTGGGACAGTGGGTGAGAACGCTTCTGGAGTCCCTAGCAGTGGCTCTGCCAGGCACTTCACACCCATTATCTCATTCATCTCACTCTCCTCTTATAGacgaggaaaactgaggcttagagaggagaAAGCCTGGCCCAAGGTTTACAGCTACTAAGTGGCACTATCATAGCACCACAGCTGCCCATTCCCCAGCTCTAGGGATGCTTCAcccctctccacctccctccACTGGCCCTCCAACAGGGTCTATCCTGTCCTGCCCACCACCGTACAGACATGCTGTGAGAAACAAAGCCTGGCATCAGATGTGTGCTTGCTTTGCCTCTTTATGGGGAAGGaacaaagggagggagggagaaaagatgGAGGAAACGCTTGTTTCTGaccgtgtgccaggcactttcaCATTTCATTCCCACACTCAGTGAAGAAGGTAATGGTGTCTTATAGAACTGAGGGACCTGAATTTCAGAGATACTAGGTTGCATGGTGGACTCGGGTCTTTGTGACTCCCAGATCTATACTCTCTCAACTCTGATACTCCAAGCCTTTTCCCAAGAAAGCCCCCTGTCACGCTCAAGCCTCAACCTGACCGGATTCTGGGTCCTTGCCAAAGCAACCAGGTGCCCGATCTCTGGAAGCTCCAGAGCCAGCCAGTTCTGTCCTTCAAGGAAGGGCCTGAAGAGCAAGGCAGGCCAGTGGCAGGGCTGAGTTTATGGAGATGAGTATGCATGAGTGTGCGGCTGACAACTGCCCCTTTGGGGGAGGGACAAGGCTGTGGGGCCATGAGCAGCATCAGGGAGTACTGGAGCTCCCCTTTCTGCTTCAGGGGATGAGATAAAGTCTCCAGCACCCAATGGAGTTTCTCATGCCATTTCAGGGAGAGCTAGGTGATCTCAGATTGCATCTGTGATGGCCTGTCAAAGGAGGTGGGGGCAAGTAAGAGCAGGCTCAGCCTTGCCAACCCTTGCAGTGGGGAGCCCTGTGAGTATAGGAAAAAGAGCCCCCTATTCCAGTCTGGTCACACCACTGACTGGATTTGGGACCCTGTGTGACTCCCAATCCTGCTTAGGACATAGCTTCCTCATCCATATAGTCCCCTGGGCCCAGCACACAGCTATCCAGCACAGGTATTAGCAtttcgtgatccacacagtaggACCACAACCCTAGGTTAGTACATAAACAAAGAAGTGAGTGAATACATGGGCTGCTGGATGGAGAACTAGAGGTAGGCTGCCAAGGGTATTAGCAGATGGTATTAAGTTAGAGGACTAGAGGACCCCCTCCAAAATGGAATGAGGAGCCACCCCCTCCCAATCTAACTTAGAAGGATGTGCTGACATGACCTTTACTAGGTACACCTGTGAGATCTTGCAGTTAAGTTCACAAAACCATCTGCAGAAgcctgagtggggaagatgtgGATGagaagaaaggtgtgaaaaaaatctgaaagttgATGGGGGCCTGAGGTGGTGAGGGCTCAGGATGAATCAGCAGAGTGCCATGGGGGCCAGAAATGCTAATACCTTCCAGGGCTGCTGCAACAGAGTGCATGCAGGACTCAGGAGATGGAAGGCCCTACCTGGGATCCTGGCTGCCCAATGGAAGTGACCAGGTTGTATCTCACAGAAGTCCATTTGCATGCCCCAAACAAGGAAATAGAACAAAAGCCCAGAAGAGGAAGCTTAAGGTCACTTGCTCCAACTGCAGAGTTCAACTGTGAGGTCTAGCAATTAGACATCCAGAACTCTTAGCCTCCACCCTCCATTCACACCTACACTGGTGGAATCAGAATCTCCAggaatttgtatttctaaaaagCTCCCTAGGCAATTCTAATGACTAGCCCAGCCCAGTGCAGAAAAGAGCCTTGGGGACCAACCAGCTCAGGTGACATTTAGTGGCCAGTTTGGTTCTGAGCCTTCCCACAGAGCTCCCCAGAGCGGAAGCCAGCCTGGAGATCCTGCACTAGCATATAGTATGGGATCAAGAAATATTTGTGCAGTGATCCCCCAGCATGTAGCATGGCCTGGTGTGAGCGTCCCCCTCCAGGACACTTGCTCAGATTGCACTTCCTGAGAAAGGTGTGCCATAAGATGGGCCTGGCCTTGAGAAACCAGGTCCACCAGAGCCTAGGCTGCCAGAACTGACTTCCCTGGGGCCTTGGCCCCTCCCAGGGGATGGAGAAAGGCATTAACAAGGCAAGAGATTATCTCTAAATGGGAGTAGGGGCTCCACCTCCGGCTAGCACTTCCTGCTTCCTGCCTAGACTAGGGAAAGCTCCACAGATCACTTCTCCCCAGGGACTCCACAGACAGAAACACAAAGCCCAGGGTTCTTCGTTGCCCTGGTAACAGCGGGACCTACTTGGAAGAAAACAGTCTCTGAAAGGCCTAGGAGGGTGGATATTTCCTTTGACTGAGGGCAGGCTCTGACCTGCTCTTCGaggcccctctctccttcctgcctgccaCGCAGAGGGGTAGAGCTGGGGCCCCTCACCTCAGTTACTCTCCTAGGAGGGCAGGGCCAGAAAGTAGGGCCCTGGCTGTTTATTCTGCTCTTAGAGGTGTTAGCCTGTGAATTCATGGCAATtgtcttctggcctgaagaagaCTTTCCAAACACAACGAAACTCGAAATTCGAGGAGGGCAAGTGCCCCCAGCAATTGTGGTCCTGGTCCCACATCCTCCTCACCACTTAGAGCAGAGGCAGAGCCAGAGGGAATGTCAGAAGTTCCAGACTCCTCCCCTCCCAGTTTAGCCCCGCCTCATCTCTCCGCCGACTACTTAATTAGCCTCCTTGTTggtcttgtttgttgttgtttagttgctccgtcgtgtccgactcttttacaactccatggacaatagcttaccaggctcctctgtccatgggattctccaggcaagaatactggagtgggttgccgtttccttctccagaggatattcccgacccagggatcgaacagtagtctcttttgtctcctgcattggcaggcgggttctttatagTAGCGCCACCTGTTGGTCTAACCAGCCTCTAGTCTCTACCCCTTCTAATCAATCCACTTTCTGCAGCTTGGTTGTGGGGTGGGTGGGCATGGTTCTTTGAACAGGCAAATCTGGTCCTGTTGCTGCTATATACAAACCCTTTAACGGCTCTCCTTCCTCTATTGGAAGACTTGTGGACCAGGTTCTGATCTtcctcactcagttcagttcagtcattcagtcatgtccgactcttcacaaccccatggactgcagcacaccaggcctccctgtccatcaccaactcctggagtttactcaaactcatgtccattgagtcggtgatgttatccaaccatctcatcttctgtcatccccttctctgcccgccttcaatctttcccaggatcaggatcttttccagtgagtcagctcttcacatcaggtggccaaagtattggagtttcagcttcagcatcagtccttccaatgaatattcgggactgatttcctttaggattgactggtttgatctccttgtagtccaagagactctcaagagtcttctccaacaccacagctcaaaagcatcaattctttggcacttagccttctttatcatccaactctcacatcatatatgactattggaaaaaccatagctttgactatacggacctttgtaggcaaagtaatgaatgtctctgctttttatatgctgtctaggttggtcataacttttcttccaaggagcaaaacatcttttaatttcatggctgcagccttCCTCACTATCTGGTTATAAATAAACTACCATCTCATCTGCCCATGCCAACCTTCTTCCCTCTTCCATTCAATCCAAACCCCAGACATTCTGaattactttcttctttccttacaTACCAGACTCTTTTATGCCTCTAGCCCTTTGCATGCCCTATTGCCTCTGCCTTAAAAATTCATAAGCACTCCTGGCCCCACTCCAACTGGTGATCTCCTCTGCTCCCAGACCACTTCCTTCTCGATGCTGCTTTCACTGCCCAGACAAGCTCATCCATTTCTGAGTCCCCAGTCGCTCCCCTTGCCCCAACTCCAGTGCTCTGTAAGGCTTGAGTAGAGGCTGGTTCATGACCCTAAATGAGCTTGGTATTCATTTGTCCCCTTCACATGTAGGCGCTGCACTGGCAGTAGACTTTGGGAGGATGGGAGGACTGGCCTCCTGAGATCTGGCTGCGGGCTGATGGTATGCAAGTGGAGCTGGAAGCACCCTCTTCCCTCCATCAAGCTGGAGGTATGGACAGTAGGAATAAGTTGGGAAGAGAACTCAGGAGTGTGCAGAGCTTGTTGTTCATCCCCAAATGACTACCCCCTTGATGGTCCCCATCTGTTTGGGGGAGACAGGCAGTTGCTTCTAATCAGCCATGTGCTGAAGAGAGACCTCTGCTGGCCTTGAGAGTCACACAGACCTGGCTTTGAACTCTGGCTCTACCATTTCCTTGTGTGTATCCTTGGGTCAGTCATTTCACCTCTCTAAGCTCcagtttcctttttctaaaaacaGAGATAGcaatagtatatatgtatatatatatatattaggagATACATATTAGTGAGATCATCAAtatgaacaaaaataataaa from Cervus elaphus chromosome X, mCerEla1.1, whole genome shotgun sequence encodes the following:
- the RTL5 gene encoding retrotransposon Gag-like protein 5 isoform X1, translating into MSEAAGNLNSLRMANVALREELNALRGENANLGLQLGRALAEVNSLRGNVSSYMRWPVPGVPALSEENFEFPLSEIDAAPEGELPFLCWPPPRTEPEYAPDELLISVIQDCGTSGAPTDPPPMPSPPPPALPPPPAKELPPQPLLPPLERPEIEPFSGDPVYLAEFLMQLETFIADHEDHFPGGAERVAFLISFFAGEAKDWAVSVTQEGSPLHANFPRFLDEIRKQFCGPIPPSVAKKAIRKLKQGDCTLGSYADAFQFLAQFLSWDDGRLQNQFLKGLSEFFRKELLWSTEMADLDELILECVEIERKVRVPKPMPLPGVRNIFFPFAADRNLEGEEGEECHSGDEDEEARRRRILNKDQRRRVRAIQQETRGEEEEKRRKSEEEMRKELKQKGEEDGEEEEEEEAEEEEAKEEEEEEGMRKKRKKEEEDQSKDKKEEEHEGGRQEPEQEPEQEPEQEQETEDETQDDDLDELMEMEPTYANASSQTSGYYHENFLDVSPPIIQPSRRRNQNRLPLLEGLPAIFSGESSRRRPAILQGCGLCLLMANMLALLPMSLSEKSKGQVPCTHTYRDPSSQALPVPMVLFILSPFSLGRGKSR
- the RTL5 gene encoding retrotransposon Gag-like protein 5 isoform X2, with amino-acid sequence MSEAAGNLNSLRMANVALREELNALRGENANLGLQLGRALAEVNSLRGNVSSYMRWPVPGVPALSEENFEFPLSEIDAAPEGELPFLCWPPPRTEPEYAPDELLISVIQDCGTSGAPTDPPPMPSPPPPALPPPPAKELPPQPLLPPLERPEIEPFSGDPVYLAEFLMQLETFIADHEDHFPGGAERVAFLISFFAGEAKDWAVSVTQEGSPLHANFPRFLDEIRKQFCGPIPPSVAKKAIRKLKQGDCTLGSYADAFQFLAQFLSWDDGRLQNQFLKGLSEFFRKELLWSTEMADLDELILECVEIERKVRVPKPMPLPGVRNIFFPFAADRNLEGEEGEECHSGDEDEEARRRRILNKDQRRRVRAIQQETRGEEEEKRRKSEEEMRKELKQKGEEDGEEEEEEEAEEEEAKEEEEEEGMRKKRKKEEEDQSKDKKEEEHEGGRQEPEQEPEQEPEQEQETEDETQDDDLDELMEMEPTYANASSQTSGYYHENFLDVSPPIIQPSRRRNQNRLPLLEGLPGTNSPFYSSPPLIRRAGRLGQRQIRRRPPVLFRLTPRQGGHRAARGRIRV